The Actinosynnema mirum DSM 43827 genomic interval CAGGCCCCGACGATGTCGCGGGTGACGGCGGCCTGCTCGGTCAGCACACCGCCGATCATCGTCTGGGTCTCGTTGATCCGGTCGACGATGTGCTCGATCTCGGCCAGCGAGGTCACCACGCTGCTCGCGTCGGACTGGATCGCGCTGATCAGCCGCGCCACGTCCTCGGTCGCGCGGGCGGTGCCCTGCGCGAGGTCCTTGACCTCGTTCGCGACGACGGCGAAGCCCTTGCCCGCGTCACCGGCGCGCGCGGCCTCGATGGTGGCGTTCAGGGCGAGCAGGTTGGTCTGCTCGGCGATGCTGTTGATGACCTTCACGACGTCGCCGACCTCGTTGCTGGACTGCGCCAGCCTGCCGACCGCCTGGTTCGCGCCGCTGGTCAGCGTGGCGGCCTCGGCCGCGACCCCCGTCGCCTGCACGACGTTGCGCTCGACCTCCTCGATGGAGGTGACCAGCTCCGCGCCCGCCGAGCTGATCCGGGTCGTCTCCCTGATCCGCTCCAACGACTGCGACACCAGGAACGCGGTGTTGCGCAGCGCGTCCGCCCGGCTCTCGGTCAGCTCGATCTCCGACAGGGAGAAGAAGTCCATCGTGCCCACGACCGCGCCGTGCACGACCAGCGGCAGGCACACCCCGGACTTCACGCCCACCCGCCGCGCCGCGGGCGCCCGCACGCAGTCGGTCATGTCGGCCAGGTCCGGGACGAACAGCATCTCGCGCGACTTCCAGGCCCGCCCCGCGAGCCCCACGCCCTGCCGGAACGAGGCCTCGCGGGTGATCTTGCGGAACTCCTCGCCCGCGTCGCCGGACTCGGTGACGTACCGCAGCTCCTGCCCGGTCGGGTCCACCGCCCAGAACGAGCCGTACGCCCAGCCGAACTCGCTGCGCACCGTGTCCAGCGCCTGCCGGGTCGCCTCCTCCTCGGAGGTGGCCGAGCCCAGCCCGCGCAGCACCGCGTTCACCGCCTGGATGTCCAGCGCCGACGCGGCCTGGCGCTCGACGTCGACCACCCGCTCCATGGCCTGGGCGACCAGCAGCCCGATGCTGCGCAGCACCTCCAGGCGCTGCTTGGACGGGTTCAGCTCCTCCAGGGAGAAGAAGTCCATCGTGCCGACGACCCGGCCGTTCTCGGTCAGCGGGAAGCAGATGCCGGACTTCACGCCGACCTTCTGCGCGACGGGCGCGCGCACGCAGTCCCGCAGCGTGCCGAGGTCCCCGACGAACACCAGGTCGCGGCTGCGCCAGGCCCGTCCGGACAGGCCGACGCCCTCGGCGAACGAGGCCTCGCGGGTGACCGCGCGGAACTCCTCGCCCGCGTCGCCGGACTCGACCGCGAACCGCAGCGCCCCACCCGTCCCGTCCACCTGCCAGTAGGAGCCGTACACCCAGCCGAACCGCTGCCTGACGACGTCCAGTGCGGCCTTGGCGGCGTCGCGGGAGGACTTGACCCCGTCCAGCGCCTTGACCACGGCGGTCACCGCGGCGGTGTCCTGCTCCGCCTCGGCCAACGCCGCCAGTGCTCGCGCGAGTTCCGCTCTGACTCGGTTGCTGGTGAACGGCACGACGGTGCTCCGCTCTCTTCGCCGGACTCTGTTTGCCGGTCTCGATCGGGGGAACGCCAACGGCCTCGCCGAGTTGAGGACTAACCGGACTTTTCCTGAGCGGACCGGGCGACCCCCCTCAGGTTCGGGGCCGCCCGGCCGTTACCACCGCCCGCTCAGGGCTCCCGCGCGCCTACTCCTTCTCCACCAGGACCTGGTACGCGACGCCGCCCAGCTCCTCGTCGCCCAGGCGCTGCACCACGTGCAGCAGGTACTCGCCGCCCGGCTCGCCGCCGTGGAACTCCAGGCCCGCCGTGAACCGCTCGCCGGGCCGCACCGCGATCCCGATCAGCGCCGCCTGCTTCGGGTCGAGCACCTGCACGGCGCTCTCGCCGACCCGCTCGATCCCGCGCGCCTGCCCGCCGGAGGCCTGCCACCGCTCGAACAGCTCCCGGCCCAGGTCCACCACGACCTTGCCCGCGCCGACGAACGGCTTGCCGGGGCTGGTGAACAGCAGGTCGGTGCGGATCTCCTTCTCCACCGCGTTGCCCAGGGTGAAGCTCGTGCGGCCCGGAACGGTCGGGCGCACCCGCACGGTGTCCACGTTCCGCCACGCGATGTTGTTGTTGTTCTTCGCGTTCTGCGCGGTGTTGGCGCCCTCGACGTGGGTCATCGGGTCGTTCGCGGACACCCAGCGCGCCAGCAGGCAGAAGTGGCCGGGGCCCGGCACGTTCGTCCACGGCACCTTCACCACGGTCGTGCCCGCCGGGACGGTCGCGGCCTGCTGGCCGATGAACGTCCAGTCGCCGCCGGTCGCCTCGTTCCACACCGTCGACCCGCTCGGGTTCACCCAGTACAGCTTGAGCGTGCCCGCGCCCGTGCCGGACCCGTACGGGCCGGGGTTGTTCAGCCGCACGTGGATCCAGCTCGTGGAGCCCACGGGCGGCTGGTAGGTCGTGGCGCAGTCCGCCGTGGTCGGGCAGACCTTGATGTCCGGGCTGGCCCACACCGAGCCGTTCGGGTTGACCTCGACCCCGTTGTCGGTGGTCTGGTCCCGCATGAACACGTCGGTGCGGCGGCAGTCGGACAGCGCCTTGCGGATCGCGTCGGCGGTGCCGCTGCCGTCCGCCTGGGCCTGCACGTAGACGCCGCTCGTGGTGGTGGCGTAGTTCTGCATGATCGGCGCGATGGTCGGTGTCATCGACGGCGAGGTGGGCACGTAGACCGCCGACAGCTTGACGCCCGCCGCGAGCGCGCTGTTCGCCACGGCGGTGGCGCTGGCCTGGTCGGCGGCGGTGAAGGCGTCGTCGAAGCCGCCGGGGCGGGCGTCGGTCACCAGCACCACGAACTTGCGCGCGTTCGAGCGCCACGGGCCGGTGAAGTCGGCGTTCTGCGGGATGCCCGCCGCCGGGCGCAGCGACACGGCGGTGCGCAGCGCCTCGTCGGATGCCTCGGGCTCACCCCCGCCGCCGGACGCGGCCAGCACGTTCGTCACGTAGCCGGTCACGGTCCCCGCGTTGCCCGCGGCGAGGCCGGTGACCACGTTGATCGAGTCCTTGAACGTGACCAGCCCCAGCCGGTAGTCCCCGCCGGACGCGGACACCACGTCGCCGACGACCGCGTTGATGCTGGTCTTGATGTTGTTCAGGGCCCCGCCCATGCTGCCGGTGTCGTCGAGCGCGAACACCACGTCCATCGGCCCGCACCGGGAGGCGGCGGGCGCGGCGGCGGCCACCTGCTCCACCCGCTCGGCCGGGGGCGCCGCGTGCGCCACGGCGTGCGGGGCCGCGGCCAGCGCGGCGGCGGCCAGCGCCACCGCCGCGGTGGTTCTCCGGGGAACAGCCATCTTCCGGACCTCCCTCGCTCACACCCCGGCCGCTGCGCCGGGGGTCTGCGGATCGCGCCGGGACCTCGGTGTCCCGGCACGCCGGACGGAGGTGCGGGGGAATGCCGGAAATACGCCCCGATACGGGGACGTCGGGTATCGGA includes:
- a CDS encoding vWA domain-containing protein, with protein sequence MAVPRRTTAAVALAAAALAAAPHAVAHAAPPAERVEQVAAAAPAASRCGPMDVVFALDDTGSMGGALNNIKTSINAVVGDVVSASGGDYRLGLVTFKDSINVVTGLAAGNAGTVTGYVTNVLAASGGGGEPEASDEALRTAVSLRPAAGIPQNADFTGPWRSNARKFVVLVTDARPGGFDDAFTAADQASATAVANSALAAGVKLSAVYVPTSPSMTPTIAPIMQNYATTTSGVYVQAQADGSGTADAIRKALSDCRRTDVFMRDQTTDNGVEVNPNGSVWASPDIKVCPTTADCATTYQPPVGSTSWIHVRLNNPGPYGSGTGAGTLKLYWVNPSGSTVWNEATGGDWTFIGQQAATVPAGTTVVKVPWTNVPGPGHFCLLARWVSANDPMTHVEGANTAQNAKNNNNIAWRNVDTVRVRPTVPGRTSFTLGNAVEKEIRTDLLFTSPGKPFVGAGKVVVDLGRELFERWQASGGQARGIERVGESAVQVLDPKQAALIGIAVRPGERFTAGLEFHGGEPGGEYLLHVVQRLGDEELGGVAYQVLVEKE
- a CDS encoding GAF domain-containing protein — protein: MPFTSNRVRAELARALAALAEAEQDTAAVTAVVKALDGVKSSRDAAKAALDVVRQRFGWVYGSYWQVDGTGGALRFAVESGDAGEEFRAVTREASFAEGVGLSGRAWRSRDLVFVGDLGTLRDCVRAPVAQKVGVKSGICFPLTENGRVVGTMDFFSLEELNPSKQRLEVLRSIGLLVAQAMERVVDVERQAASALDIQAVNAVLRGLGSATSEEEATRQALDTVRSEFGWAYGSFWAVDPTGQELRYVTESGDAGEEFRKITREASFRQGVGLAGRAWKSREMLFVPDLADMTDCVRAPAARRVGVKSGVCLPLVVHGAVVGTMDFFSLSEIELTESRADALRNTAFLVSQSLERIRETTRISSAGAELVTSIEEVERNVVQATGVAAEAATLTSGANQAVGRLAQSSNEVGDVVKVINSIAEQTNLLALNATIEAARAGDAGKGFAVVANEVKDLAQGTARATEDVARLISAIQSDASSVVTSLAEIEHIVDRINETQTMIGGVLTEQAAVTRDIVGA